A region from the Thauera humireducens genome encodes:
- a CDS encoding sigma-54 interaction domain-containing protein, with the protein MHESNTAKLLTLPNAGQGALSIRAKALIFHDIKSLRLLRQVELIAPTEANVLIIGETGTGKELVARHIHAQSGRNGPFVAVNCGAFSENMVEAELFGHEAGAFTGAQQARAGWFEAANGGTLFLDEIGDLPLAMQVKLLRVLQERQVVRLGSRKPIAVDVRLVAATNVNLEKAVQAGHFRLDLYYRLNVAPVELPALRERPGDILPLVDYFIDYYRQRLDIPAPRLSKEAAAELVSYHWPGNIRELENVVHFALIVSQNGVISTGDLRLPGIALSRAANAVTPGCADGDGFAAVRAGLRQLLDEDTPEVYERIEKLLFSTAFEYCRENQVRTAKQLGISRNILRTQLKRFGLIGDSTADTPAAADA; encoded by the coding sequence ATGCACGAGTCAAACACCGCAAAGCTGCTGACCTTGCCCAACGCAGGGCAAGGTGCGCTCTCGATCCGCGCCAAGGCGCTGATCTTCCATGACATCAAGTCGCTCCGCCTGCTGCGCCAGGTCGAGCTGATCGCGCCGACCGAGGCCAACGTCCTGATCATCGGCGAAACCGGTACCGGCAAGGAGCTGGTGGCACGCCATATCCACGCGCAGAGCGGACGCAACGGCCCCTTCGTGGCGGTCAATTGCGGCGCCTTCAGCGAGAACATGGTGGAGGCGGAGCTGTTCGGCCACGAGGCCGGCGCATTCACCGGCGCCCAGCAGGCGCGCGCCGGCTGGTTCGAGGCCGCTAACGGCGGCACGCTGTTCCTCGACGAAATCGGCGACCTGCCCCTGGCGATGCAGGTCAAGCTGTTGCGCGTGCTGCAGGAGCGCCAGGTGGTGCGTCTCGGCTCGCGCAAGCCGATCGCCGTTGACGTGCGCCTGGTCGCGGCCACCAACGTCAACCTGGAGAAGGCGGTTCAGGCAGGCCATTTCCGGCTCGACCTCTATTACCGCCTCAATGTCGCACCGGTGGAATTGCCTGCGCTGCGCGAGCGCCCGGGCGACATCCTGCCGCTGGTCGACTACTTCATCGACTACTACCGCCAGCGCCTCGACATCCCCGCACCGCGCTTGAGCAAGGAAGCGGCAGCGGAGCTGGTGTCCTACCACTGGCCGGGCAACATCCGCGAACTGGAGAACGTCGTCCACTTCGCACTGATCGTGAGCCAGAACGGCGTCATCAGTACGGGGGATCTGCGCCTGCCCGGCATCGCCCTGTCGCGGGCGGCCAATGCGGTCACGCCCGGATGCGCAGATGGCGACGGGTTCGCCGCGGTGCGCGCAGGCCTGCGCCAACTGCTCGATGAAGACACGCCCGAGGTCTACGAGCGCATCGAGAAGCTGCTGTTTTCCACCGCATTCGAATACTGCCGCGAGAACCAGGTCCGCACGGCCAAACAGCTGGGCATCTCGCGCAACATCCTGCGCACCCAGCTCAAGCGCTTCGGCCTGATCGGCGACAGCACGGCCGACACGCCGGCCGCGGCCGATGCCTGA
- a CDS encoding thioredoxin family protein, with amino-acid sequence MALLLGAMLVPQHAKSQAVRDPGQHFFQTSFGDLRAELETARGEGKRGILLVFELDECPYCKRMHDTVINQVAVQDAFREHFNIIRIESDSLDEIVSPSGQTLTERDYARLSKAYGTPYSIALSVDGTELARLPGAPINADEYLLFADYAASGAATSGSFSHYKARRRGEK; translated from the coding sequence ATGGCGCTGCTGCTGGGCGCCATGCTGGTGCCGCAGCACGCAAAGTCCCAAGCCGTTCGCGATCCCGGGCAGCACTTCTTTCAGACCAGCTTCGGGGATCTGCGCGCCGAACTCGAGACCGCGCGCGGGGAGGGCAAGCGAGGCATCCTGCTCGTTTTCGAGCTGGATGAATGCCCTTATTGCAAGCGCATGCACGACACGGTGATCAACCAGGTGGCCGTGCAGGACGCCTTCAGAGAACACTTCAACATCATCCGCATCGAGTCTGACAGCCTCGACGAGATCGTGTCACCCAGCGGCCAGACACTCACCGAACGCGACTACGCACGCCTCTCGAAGGCCTATGGCACGCCCTACTCGATTGCATTGAGCGTGGATGGAACCGAGCTTGCGCGGCTGCCCGGCGCCCCCATCAATGCGGATGAGTACCTGTTGTTTGCCGACTACGCCGCATCCGGCGCTGCAACTTCAGGGAGCTTCTCGCATTACAAGGCCCGCCGACGGGGTGAGAAATGA
- the soxX gene encoding sulfur oxidation c-type cytochrome SoxX, with protein sequence MTKKLKRMATLALAAALLQPHLAAADERLKAIREKWIPGTPMLTEFLPLYPCHSEELPCGQLPPPAVQKVSFKGALKGDAKRGEKIALDVRWGNCATCHSLPGHKGGTVGPSLEDYASRAPSLEYTYQRIWDTRVFNPDAHMPLFGTNSVLTEDEILDVMVFIHQR encoded by the coding sequence ATGACCAAGAAACTCAAGCGAATGGCCACGCTGGCGCTTGCGGCGGCGCTGCTCCAGCCGCATCTAGCCGCGGCCGATGAGCGCCTGAAAGCCATCCGGGAGAAATGGATCCCGGGTACGCCGATGCTGACCGAGTTCCTGCCCCTCTACCCCTGCCATAGCGAGGAGCTGCCTTGCGGACAACTGCCGCCGCCTGCGGTGCAAAAGGTCAGCTTCAAGGGAGCGCTGAAGGGCGACGCCAAGCGGGGAGAAAAGATCGCCCTGGACGTCCGCTGGGGCAACTGTGCAACGTGCCACAGTCTGCCGGGGCACAAGGGCGGAACCGTGGGCCCCAGCCTGGAGGACTACGCTTCGCGTGCGCCTTCGCTGGAATACACCTACCAGCGCATCTGGGACACCCGTGTCTTCAACCCTGATGCACACATGCCGCTGTTCGGCACCAACAGCGTCCTCACGGAGGACGAGATCCTCGACGTCATGGTCTTCATCCATCAACGCTGA
- the soxA gene encoding sulfur oxidation c-type cytochrome SoxA produces MQKLTLLAARTGLVAALWATTSIAVAQPTSAGQAPSVQHDYWPGRDKAVPHVSGDGRYSDTYENWKDAAAIAAARAAGKQSHEINFKDFRWLTKSLDAELVIDEGREVFHRKNADGQSCASCHGDNGEKLKGVYARLPKFNTRLGRVVVGPTQIEACATERLGQQDWRVDTRANSVLDMYVASLSDGAVVDVDVASEGPLKAAYLKGRDLFFKRTGQFHYACASCHTPPSVGNYLRGQRPTTFFGDAAQYPIYHFPYALPGDDLAHVFTLQHQIRSCQQLSRMHQGKEGSPSMTAIEVFLKASANGYPMSIPTQQYNLDTDYLEQ; encoded by the coding sequence ATGCAGAAACTGACACTGCTGGCGGCACGGACGGGCCTCGTGGCCGCATTGTGGGCTACGACCAGCATCGCCGTGGCGCAGCCCACCTCCGCCGGTCAAGCGCCATCCGTACAGCATGACTACTGGCCCGGACGCGACAAGGCCGTTCCTCACGTCTCGGGCGACGGCCGCTACTCAGACACCTATGAGAACTGGAAGGACGCCGCAGCGATAGCCGCGGCGCGCGCCGCCGGCAAGCAGTCGCACGAAATCAACTTCAAGGACTTCCGCTGGCTGACGAAAAGTCTCGATGCCGAGCTGGTGATCGACGAAGGGCGGGAGGTGTTCCACCGCAAGAATGCCGACGGTCAATCCTGTGCCTCCTGCCATGGCGACAACGGCGAGAAGCTCAAGGGCGTGTACGCAAGACTGCCCAAGTTCAACACGCGCCTCGGCCGCGTCGTAGTCGGTCCGACACAGATCGAAGCATGCGCCACCGAACGCCTGGGACAGCAGGACTGGCGTGTCGATACACGGGCGAACTCCGTGCTGGACATGTACGTGGCTTCACTCTCCGACGGCGCCGTCGTGGACGTCGATGTCGCCTCCGAGGGACCGCTCAAGGCGGCATACCTGAAGGGCCGTGACCTGTTCTTCAAGCGCACCGGCCAGTTCCATTACGCCTGCGCCAGCTGCCACACCCCGCCCTCGGTCGGAAACTACTTGCGCGGGCAACGTCCGACGACCTTCTTTGGCGACGCCGCGCAGTATCCGATCTACCACTTCCCGTACGCACTGCCGGGTGACGATCTGGCGCACGTATTTACATTGCAGCACCAGATCCGGTCCTGCCAGCAGCTCTCGCGCATGCACCAGGGCAAGGAAGGCAGTCCGAGCATGACGGCCATCGAGGTGTTCCTGAAAGCCAGCGCCAACGGCTACCCCATGAGCATTCCGACCCAGCAGTACAACCTGGACACCGATTACCTCGAGCAGTGA
- the soxZ gene encoding thiosulfate oxidation carrier complex protein SoxZ: MTTPSIKARIQLGDNGVATVRTLIAHPMLIERNDPKTGARLPAHFIEEVEVTLNGKTAVSLECGQAVSTNPLVSFELRSVKTGDVIGIRWRDNQGKSDAGDFPVV; encoded by the coding sequence ATGACGACCCCAAGCATCAAGGCCCGCATTCAACTCGGCGACAACGGCGTCGCCACGGTTCGTACCCTGATCGCCCATCCGATGCTGATCGAGCGCAACGATCCGAAGACCGGCGCCCGCCTTCCGGCGCACTTCATCGAGGAGGTCGAGGTCACCCTCAACGGCAAGACGGCCGTCAGCCTCGAGTGCGGGCAGGCGGTGTCGACCAATCCACTGGTGTCTTTCGAGTTGCGAAGTGTCAAGACCGGCGACGTGATCGGCATCCGCTGGCGAGACAACCAGGGCAAGAGCGACGCCGGCGACTTTCCGGTCGTCTGA
- the soxY gene encoding thiosulfate oxidation carrier protein SoxY: MKRRDAIRNLTGASLLPLLGALAGLTPATANARVAAAFEAKTTQEALAALFPDAEVQPSEALTLIAPDIAENGTAVPLTIRSTLENIDYVAVFATGNPWALTAAYKLTELTAPPLSLRVKLGKTQDVVVIARADGKLYSSTRHIQVSVGGCGG; encoded by the coding sequence ATGAAAAGACGAGACGCGATCCGCAATCTGACAGGCGCCAGCCTGCTGCCGCTCCTGGGTGCGCTCGCCGGGCTAACCCCAGCCACGGCAAATGCGCGGGTAGCGGCTGCCTTCGAAGCGAAGACCACCCAGGAGGCCCTTGCCGCGCTGTTCCCTGATGCCGAGGTGCAGCCGAGCGAAGCGCTGACCCTCATCGCACCCGATATCGCCGAGAACGGCACGGCAGTCCCGCTCACCATCCGCTCGACGCTCGAGAACATCGACTACGTCGCCGTTTTCGCCACCGGCAATCCGTGGGCGCTGACGGCCGCCTACAAGCTGACCGAGCTCACCGCGCCGCCGCTCAGCCTGCGCGTCAAGCTCGGCAAGACGCAGGACGTGGTCGTCATCGCTCGAGCGGACGGCAAGCTCTACAGCAGCACCCGGCACATCCAGGTCAGCGTCGGCGGCTGCGGCGGCTGA
- a CDS encoding RBBP9/YdeN family alpha/beta hydrolase: MRQTVLIVPGYRGSGAGHWQTWLEQEVPEARRVSGIDWEDPLLARWAGEVRREIDEAPGAVWIVAHSFGCLASVVAAADRPHKVAGLLLVAPADPERFDLLGLRRDQQAGASVAEHLPATSFNCPSILVASRSDPWLGFDAARRWAERWGSHLVDVGRAGHINVDSGHGAWPLVLTLLAQLRATAADVPLGPLPPRAEPRRGRNGVLARLRHQTRRAMNGQVRALVRP, translated from the coding sequence GTGCGCCAGACGGTACTCATCGTCCCCGGCTACCGCGGCAGCGGTGCCGGGCACTGGCAGACCTGGCTCGAGCAGGAGGTTCCCGAAGCGCGTCGCGTCAGCGGCATCGACTGGGAGGACCCCCTGCTCGCCCGCTGGGCTGGTGAGGTCCGACGCGAGATCGACGAGGCGCCGGGGGCGGTGTGGATCGTGGCGCACAGCTTCGGCTGCCTGGCGAGCGTGGTCGCCGCGGCAGACCGCCCGCACAAGGTCGCCGGTCTGCTCCTGGTGGCCCCCGCGGACCCGGAGCGTTTCGACCTGCTCGGCCTGCGGCGGGATCAGCAGGCCGGCGCCAGCGTCGCAGAACATCTGCCGGCGACGAGCTTCAACTGCCCCAGCATTCTCGTGGCCAGCCGCAGCGATCCCTGGCTCGGCTTCGACGCAGCGCGACGCTGGGCGGAACGCTGGGGCAGCCACCTCGTCGATGTCGGCCGCGCCGGACACATCAATGTCGATTCGGGCCATGGCGCGTGGCCCTTGGTGTTGACGCTGCTGGCGCAATTGCGTGCGACCGCGGCCGATGTTCCGCTCGGCCCCCTTCCACCGCGCGCAGAACCGCGACGCGGGCGCAACGGAGTGCTGGCAAGACTGCGCCATCAGACCCGGCGGGCCATGAACGGACAGGTGCGCGCGTTGGTTCGACCTTAA
- a CDS encoding TOBE domain-containing protein, translating to MAIQAINVRNQFRGRVKEIIRGDVVSEVDVETSSGIVTSVITTRSVDELGLKPGSEVVALVKSTEVSIATL from the coding sequence ATGGCCATCCAGGCAATCAATGTACGAAACCAGTTCCGCGGGCGGGTGAAGGAAATCATCCGCGGCGACGTCGTCAGCGAAGTAGATGTCGAAACCTCCTCGGGCATCGTCACCTCGGTGATCACCACACGCTCGGTCGACGAACTTGGGCTCAAGCCCGGTTCCGAAGTCGTGGCGCTGGTGAAGTCCACCGAAGTATCGATCGCGACGCTCTGA
- a CDS encoding sulfate ABC transporter substrate-binding protein, whose amino-acid sequence MKFSPIRRGLLALVLAPALATGFVASAQAQTTLLNVSYDPTRELYQAFNPEFAKHWKAQTGEDLVIKQSHGGAGKQARAVIDGLEADVVTLALAYDIDAIAEQTGKIPADWQKRLAHNSAPYTSTIVFLVRKGNPKGIKDWGDLVKPGVEVITPNPKTSGGARWNYLAAWGYALKQPGGNEQTAQTFVTELLKHVPVLDSGARGATNTFVQRGIGDVLLAWENEAFLSINELGPDKFEIVVPSISILAEPPVTVVDGVAKKRGTEKVAQAYLEYLYSSVGQKIAAKHYYRPIKPEHADPADVARFPKVSLITIDDLGGWQTVQKKHFADGGVFDQIYAK is encoded by the coding sequence ATGAAGTTCAGCCCCATCCGCCGCGGCCTGCTCGCGCTTGTCCTAGCCCCGGCCCTGGCAACCGGTTTCGTTGCCAGCGCACAGGCGCAGACCACGCTGCTCAACGTCTCCTACGATCCGACGCGCGAGCTCTACCAGGCCTTCAACCCCGAGTTCGCCAAACACTGGAAAGCACAGACCGGCGAAGACCTCGTCATCAAGCAGTCGCACGGCGGCGCCGGCAAGCAGGCGCGCGCGGTGATCGACGGGCTCGAGGCCGACGTCGTCACGCTGGCGCTGGCCTACGACATCGACGCCATCGCCGAGCAGACCGGCAAGATCCCGGCCGACTGGCAGAAGCGCCTGGCGCACAACAGCGCGCCCTACACCTCGACCATCGTCTTCCTGGTGCGCAAGGGCAACCCCAAGGGCATCAAGGACTGGGGCGACCTGGTCAAGCCGGGTGTCGAGGTCATCACGCCCAACCCGAAGACCTCGGGCGGCGCACGCTGGAACTACCTCGCCGCCTGGGGCTACGCGCTCAAGCAGCCCGGCGGCAACGAGCAGACCGCGCAGACCTTCGTCACCGAACTGCTCAAGCACGTGCCGGTGCTCGACTCCGGCGCCCGCGGCGCCACCAACACCTTCGTCCAGCGCGGCATCGGCGACGTGCTGCTGGCGTGGGAGAACGAGGCCTTCCTGTCGATCAACGAGCTGGGGCCGGACAAGTTCGAGATCGTCGTGCCATCGATCTCGATCCTCGCCGAACCGCCGGTCACGGTCGTCGACGGCGTGGCGAAGAAGCGCGGCACCGAAAAGGTCGCCCAGGCCTATCTCGAGTACCTGTACTCGTCGGTCGGCCAGAAGATCGCCGCGAAGCACTACTACCGCCCGATCAAACCCGAGCATGCCGACCCGGCCGACGTCGCCCGCTTCCCCAAGGTGAGCCTGATCACCATCGACGACCTCGGCGGCTGGCAGACCGTGCAGAAGAAGCACTTCGCCGACGGCGGCGTGTTCGACCAGATCTACGCCAAGTAA
- a CDS encoding DUF2249 domain-containing protein, whose amino-acid sequence MNITTVDARGLEPPEPFERAMDALANLKAGEQFTLLLDRMPHPLIRLLDRDGYRHEVNFHDDGTVAILIGRP is encoded by the coding sequence ATGAACATCACGACCGTCGACGCACGCGGCCTGGAGCCTCCCGAGCCCTTCGAGCGCGCCATGGACGCGCTGGCCAACCTCAAGGCTGGCGAGCAGTTCACACTATTGCTGGACCGCATGCCGCATCCGCTGATCCGGCTGCTCGATCGCGACGGTTATCGGCATGAGGTCAATTTTCATGACGATGGCACTGTGGCGATCCTGATCGGCAGGCCATGA
- a CDS encoding hemerythrin domain-containing protein, producing MSTIADLMTHDHRACDHDFARAEALAAKGDWPGAADALAAFSRALNAHFDAEEQRLFPAFEAATGMTQGPTQVMRAEHADMRAALAHLQQALAARDADEFAGEAETLLIMMQQHNMKEENILYPMCDARLGAVSATLCAELSNSLAAEHAT from the coding sequence ATGAGCACGATTGCCGACTTGATGACCCACGACCACCGCGCGTGCGACCATGACTTCGCCCGCGCCGAGGCACTTGCCGCAAAAGGTGACTGGCCCGGCGCGGCCGACGCGCTCGCAGCCTTCTCCCGCGCACTGAACGCCCACTTCGACGCAGAGGAACAGCGACTCTTCCCCGCCTTCGAAGCGGCAACCGGCATGACCCAGGGGCCAACCCAGGTGATGCGGGCCGAACATGCAGACATGCGCGCCGCGCTCGCCCACCTTCAGCAGGCGCTGGCGGCGCGAGACGCCGATGAGTTTGCTGGCGAGGCCGAGACACTGCTGATCATGATGCAGCAGCACAACATGAAGGAAGAGAACATCCTCTATCCGATGTGCGATGCCCGACTCGGCGCCGTCAGTGCAACACTCTGTGCCGAGCTTTCCAACTCCCTTGCAGCGGAACACGCAACATGA
- a CDS encoding MFS transporter produces MPRAVPAGAWVRIFIPFALGYYLSYLLRTVNAVISPAITGELDLSAAQLGLLTSMYFLAFGLAQIPVGIALDRYGPRRVESALLLLAGLGAVLFALGDSIGGLGVARALIGLGVSACLMGALKGFALWYPPERQSSMTGFVMACGAMGALTASAPLEAAMPLLGWRGVFWGIAAAALATSVILWRSLPQEAAAGGQGSLGAVLKSVGAVFVAPAFLRFAGSSLFFVGGFMALQSLWAVPWLMHVEGLALADAARTLLLLNLGMLTGQLSIGVFGVRMARHGVRPLQMLHVGYGALLLVQAAILFGVGPVSLLWFLIGALSAVNSQAYLAASNDFPREMFGRVSTSINLMVFLGAFVVQWGFGLALDLLRTWGWAMPQALRFTFAALLVLQVLSYLPLFPRLWRRGQG; encoded by the coding sequence ATGCCGCGTGCTGTTCCGGCCGGCGCGTGGGTACGCATCTTCATCCCGTTCGCGCTCGGCTATTACCTGTCCTACCTGTTGCGCACGGTGAATGCGGTGATCTCGCCGGCGATCACCGGAGAGCTCGACCTGAGCGCCGCGCAACTGGGCTTGCTGACGAGCATGTACTTCCTCGCCTTCGGCCTTGCGCAGATTCCGGTCGGCATCGCGCTCGATCGCTACGGGCCGCGCCGGGTGGAGAGCGCCTTGCTGCTGCTTGCCGGCCTGGGTGCCGTGCTGTTCGCGCTGGGCGACTCCATCGGTGGGCTGGGCGTGGCGCGCGCCCTGATCGGCCTGGGCGTGTCGGCCTGCCTGATGGGCGCGCTGAAGGGGTTCGCGCTGTGGTATCCACCCGAGCGGCAGAGTTCGATGACCGGTTTCGTCATGGCTTGCGGTGCGATGGGAGCGCTCACCGCAAGTGCACCGCTCGAAGCGGCGATGCCCTTGCTGGGCTGGCGCGGCGTGTTCTGGGGCATTGCCGCAGCGGCGCTGGCGACCTCGGTCATCCTGTGGCGCAGCCTGCCGCAGGAGGCTGCAGCGGGCGGGCAGGGGAGCCTTGGCGCGGTCTTGAAGAGCGTGGGCGCCGTCTTCGTGGCGCCCGCCTTCCTGCGCTTTGCCGGCTCCTCGCTGTTCTTCGTCGGTGGCTTCATGGCGTTGCAGAGTCTGTGGGCCGTGCCCTGGCTGATGCACGTCGAAGGGCTGGCGCTGGCCGATGCGGCGCGCACGCTGCTCCTGCTCAACCTGGGCATGCTGACCGGCCAGTTGTCGATCGGCGTGTTCGGTGTGCGCATGGCGCGCCATGGCGTGCGGCCGCTGCAGATGCTGCATGTGGGCTACGGTGCGCTGCTGCTGGTGCAGGCGGCGATCCTGTTCGGTGTGGGGCCGGTATCGCTGCTCTGGTTCCTGATCGGCGCGCTGTCGGCGGTCAATTCGCAGGCCTACCTGGCGGCGTCGAACGACTTTCCGCGCGAAATGTTCGGCCGCGTCAGCACCTCGATCAATCTCATGGTCTTTCTGGGGGCCTTCGTCGTGCAGTGGGGCTTCGGTCTTGCACTGGATCTGCTGCGCACCTGGGGCTGGGCGATGCCGCAGGCCCTGCGCTTCACTTTCGCCGCGTTGCTGGTGCTGCAGGTGCTGAGCTATCTCCCGCTGTTCCCGCGCCTGTGGCGGCGTGGGCAGGGCTGA
- a CDS encoding NAD(P)/FAD-dependent oxidoreductase yields MAHLKAPIARPAKQSYDVIVIGAGAAGMMCAATAGQRGRKVLLVDHAEKLAEKIRISGGGRCNFTNRRVAADNYLCRNPHFVRSALSRYTAADFIELVQHHGIDFHERDWGQLFCDDSAQQIIDMLQAECSDGGVDWAMPATVLEVSRTDADSERFIVNTSIGRFTAHSLVVATGGLSIPKIGASPLGYRLAEQFGLAVVAPRPALVPLTLPPETLSRLAPLAGISLEVEAHCRGPVFREAALVTHRGLSGPSILQVSSYWQAQAYEDADWAPVTLDLLPGVDAEAWLLAHAAERTLLANLLSERLPRRFAHAWCELHGWTRPMNEFRHADLRSIAATLSGWALTPSGTQGYAKAEVTLGGVDTNALSSRTMEARALPGLYFVGEVMDVTGHLGGYNFQWAWSSGVACGQAA; encoded by the coding sequence GTGGCGCACTTGAAGGCCCCGATCGCCCGCCCTGCAAAGCAAAGTTACGATGTCATCGTGATCGGTGCCGGTGCGGCCGGCATGATGTGCGCCGCAACGGCCGGCCAGCGCGGACGCAAGGTGCTGCTGGTCGACCACGCGGAGAAGCTGGCCGAGAAGATCCGCATCTCCGGCGGAGGTCGCTGCAACTTCACCAACCGCCGCGTCGCCGCAGACAACTACCTCTGCCGCAATCCGCACTTCGTGCGCTCCGCCCTGTCGCGTTACACGGCGGCGGATTTTATCGAGCTTGTACAGCACCACGGCATCGATTTCCACGAAAGGGATTGGGGCCAACTGTTCTGCGACGATTCCGCCCAGCAGATCATCGACATGCTGCAGGCCGAATGCAGCGACGGTGGCGTCGACTGGGCCATGCCGGCGACGGTGCTCGAGGTGTCGCGCACCGATGCCGATAGCGAGCGCTTCATCGTCAACACCAGCATCGGCCGCTTCACCGCGCACAGCCTGGTCGTGGCCACCGGCGGCCTGTCGATTCCGAAGATCGGCGCCAGTCCGCTCGGTTACCGCCTCGCCGAGCAGTTCGGCCTGGCGGTCGTCGCCCCCCGCCCGGCGCTGGTGCCGCTGACGCTGCCGCCCGAGACCCTGTCGCGACTCGCCCCACTTGCGGGCATCTCGCTCGAAGTGGAGGCCCATTGCCGCGGGCCCGTGTTCCGCGAGGCGGCGCTGGTCACCCACCGCGGCCTGTCGGGCCCGTCGATCCTGCAGGTCTCGAGCTACTGGCAGGCCCAGGCCTACGAGGACGCGGACTGGGCACCAGTCACCCTCGACCTGCTGCCGGGTGTCGATGCCGAAGCCTGGCTGCTGGCGCACGCAGCCGAACGCACCCTGCTCGCCAACCTGCTGTCCGAGCGCCTGCCGCGCCGTTTCGCCCACGCATGGTGCGAACTGCACGGCTGGACCCGCCCGATGAACGAGTTCCGTCACGCCGATCTGCGCAGCATTGCCGCCACGCTGTCGGGATGGGCACTGACGCCCTCCGGCACCCAGGGGTACGCGAAAGCGGAGGTCACGCTCGGCGGCGTCGATACGAACGCGCTGTCCTCGCGCACGATGGAGGCACGAGCGCTCCCCGGGCTGTACTTTGTCGGCGAGGTCATGGACGTCACTGGCCACCTCGGCGGCTACAACTTCCAGTGGGCCTGGTCGTCGGGCGTCGCCTGCGGCCAGGCAGCCTGA